A genomic segment from Lemur catta isolate mLemCat1 chromosome 9, mLemCat1.pri, whole genome shotgun sequence encodes:
- the MRPL15 gene encoding 39S ribosomal protein L15, mitochondrial — protein sequence MAGPAQGGGARALDLLRALPRVSLANLKPNPGSKKPERRPRGRRRGRKCGRGHKGERQRGTRPRLGFEGGQTPFYIRIPKYGFNEGHSFRRQYQPLSLSRLQYLIDLGRVDPTQPIDLTQLVNGRGVTIQPLKRDYGVQLVEEGADTFKAKINIEVQLASELAIAAIEKNGGVVTTAFYDPRSLEILCKPIPFFLRGQPIPKRMLPPEALVPYYTDAKNRGYLADPGKFPEARLELAKKYGYILPDITKDELFKMLSSRKDPRQIFFGLAPGWVVNMADKKILKPTDENLLKYYSS from the exons ATGGCCGGTCCCGCGCAGGGCGGTGGGGCCAGGGCCCTGGACCTGCTCCGGGCTCTGCCGCGTGTAAGCCTGGCCAACTTGAAGCCGAATCCCGGCTCCAAGAAACCG GAGAGACGACCAAGAGGTCGGAGAAGAGGTAGGAAATGTGGCAGAGGCCATaaaggagaaagacagagaggaacCCGGCCCCGCCTGGGCTTTGAGGGAGGCCAGACTCCGTTTTACATTCGAATACCAAAATATGGGTTTAATGAAGGACATAG CTTCAGACGCCAGTATCAGCCTTTGAGTCTCAGTAGACTGCAGTATCTTATTGACTTGGGTCGAGTTGATCCTACTCAACCTATTGACTTAACCCAGCTTGTCAATGGGAGAGGTGTGACCATCCAGCCACTTAAAAGGGATTATGGTGTCCAGCTGGTAGAGGAG GGTGCTGATACCTTTAAGGCGAAAATTAACATTGAAGTACAGTTGGCTTCAGAACTAGCTATTGCTGCAATTGAAAAAAATGGTGGCGTTGTTACTACAGCCTTCTATGATCCAAGAAGTCTGG aaatccTATGCAAACCTATTCCATTCTTTCTTCGTGGACAACCCATTCCAAAACGAATGCTTCCACCTGAAGCATTGGTACCATATTACACTGATGCAAAGAATCGTGGTTACCTGGCAGATCCTGGCAAATTTCCTGAAGCAAGACTTGAACTCGCCAAGAAGTATGGTTATATTTTACCGGATATCACTAAAGATGAACTCTTCAAGATGCTCAGTTCTCGAAAGGATCCAAGGCAGATTTTCTTTGGTCTTGCTCCAGGATGGGTGGTGAACATGGCAGATAAGAAAATCTTAAAACCTACAGATGAGAATCTTCTCAAGTATTATAGCTCATGA